One part of the Aspergillus luchuensis IFO 4308 DNA, chromosome 5, nearly complete sequence genome encodes these proteins:
- a CDS encoding uncharacterized protein (COG:S;~EggNog:ENOG410PP4G;~InterPro:IPR006620,IPR005123;~PFAM:PF13640;~go_function: GO:0005506 - iron ion binding [Evidence IEA];~go_function: GO:0016491 - oxidoreductase activity [Evidence IEA];~go_function: GO:0016705 - oxidoreductase activity, acting on paired donors, with incorporation or reduction of molecular oxygen [Evidence IEA];~go_function: GO:0031418 - L-ascorbic acid binding [Evidence IEA];~go_process: GO:0055114 - oxidation-reduction process [Evidence IEA]): MKSHYISRAFCTSRPTMQRPPSTFLTSPPPLNARCNRINFETSEPPLPEYKNLCAAVIDNAFSEEECAELIRIAESSTIPPGDSSATPTWERAMINIGGGRQALSTDSRNCGRIIYDSEDIADKLFARLLPFFKELGIDKIDNQPRVTGLAGRSKAYGMTRLNERLRFLRYEGGEYFRPHWDALYKTPDGKEKSYYTIQLYLSGQGEQDLGELKREMTRVERGEGEVNLDVKGELLGGATSFLPRYEEKERHLRVFPKTGSVLVFQQMDLLHGGDPVLRGTKYTMRTDVMYQQL, translated from the coding sequence ATGAAAAGCCATTACATATCAAGAGCATTCTGTACCTCAAGACCAACCATGCAGCGACCACCCTCTACATTCCTGACCTCCCCACCGCCCCTCAACGCCCGATGCAATCGCATCAACTTCGAGACCTCCGAGCCACCACTCCCAGAATACAAGAACCTTTGCGCCGCAGTAATTGACAACGCATTcagcgaagaagaatgcgCCGAACTAATCCGCATTGCGGAGTCCAGCACCATCCCTCCCGGTGACTCTTCTGCCACACCTACCTGGGAACGCGCTATGATCAACATCGGAGGTGGCAGGCAAGCGCTCTCAACAGATTCCCGGAATTGTGGGCGCATTATCTATGATTCCGAGGATATAGCTGATAAGCTGTTTGCTCGGTTACTACCGTTCTTCAAGGAGCTGGGGATTGACAAAATTGATAATCAACCTCGGGTGACGGGCCTTGCGGGGCGGAGCAAGGCTTATGGAATGACTCGGTTGAATGAGCGGTTGAGGTTCCTTAGGTATGAAGGGGGAGAGTACTTTAGGCCGCATTGGGATGCGCTATATAAGACGCCTGatgggaaggagaagtcgTATTATACTATTCAGTTGTATTTGAGTGGGCAGGGGGAGCAGGATCTTGGGGAGTTGAAGAGGGAAATGACGAGGGTTGAgcggggagagggagaggtgaATCTGGATGTGAAGGGGGAGCTGCTGGGCGGAGCGACGTCTTTTCTACCCAGatatgaggagaaggagagacacTTGCGTGTTTTTCCGAAGACGGGctcggtgttggtgtttcAGCAGATGGATCTGCTTCATGGTGGGGATCCGGTTCTGAGGGGGACGAAGTATACGATGCGGACGGATGTGATGTATCAGCAGTTGTGA